GACAGCGAGTGACCAAACCGCAGGGGGCAGATAATCAGTCAGAGCGTTTATCCCCTCCAAACTACTCTGAGGATGATCGGGCCTCGAGAAGAGGTCTGACGTATTCGGGGGAGTAACGCGTCGCCCTGTAAATCCCATATGTCCCTTTAACCCTGAATGGGCTTTTATACTCCCAAACGGTCTCCCCATCCCGTGTTACCTCGAAGAGCCTTCCCCGTCCCCCCTCACAGATAAATATGTTACCGTTTGGGAGCAACTGTGCGCCCGAGATATAGGCGCTGAAGAAGCTCTCAGGCGGCGTCGCCTTATACTGCCACACGATCCTCTCCTCGATAGGATCGAGTTCGATGATCCTCGACCATCCCCGTCTGGTGCCGTTATCGAATATGAGTATATGGCCGTTGGGGAGCATCGTCGGCTTATGTTGTCCATCCAGCTCGCCCGTCCCCCACGCCCAGACGATCCGGCCCGTATCCCTGTCTATCACGCCTATGATGTCGAGGCTCCTATAGCTGAACAGGATGTTTCCCTTTCGGAATCTTCCGTCTCTCCTGCCCGATGGATTTTCGGGGATCGATTCACATGTATTGTTGTGTGCCCAGTCGAACGTGAAATCCTTTCGGATCCTCTCCTCCACCTTTGGCCATCTATCGCCCAACAGCTCCTTAAGCTCCTCGATGTGATCCTCTCCGTGCCACTCCCACACCAGATTCTTGCTACGGGTGATCTCTATCATGTAAGGGCATCTCTTCAGCTCAGGTCCCAGCTCCGGCACCATCTTATCCATGATGCAATGGATCAGGATGTTGCCGTTATCCAACACTCTAAAATCGTGATCTATGCGGCAGTGGTAGTACCACACCACGTTGCTCTCCGGATCGATCTCCCTCAGCCCTGCTTTCGAGATATCGGATCTGTCGCGGGTTGAGTAGAGCAGATTTCCGTTGGGCAGGAGCTCAAGGAGCTGGACTGCCGTCTTGGCCGTCCACTCATGGACTACCTTTCCTCTCATATCGATCAGATACATATGAGCCACTCCACCGGGGCCCACCCGCGGGTCCTCATAGGTATGGCAGAACAGGGTATATCCGTTAAAAGCCTTCTCGGGTTTGTATATGGTAACCCCTCTTTCCTCCGTCCGGCTCTGTCCCCAGCAGAGGTTGAGCCCTATGACGGGCATAGCGGCCGTCACCATCAGAGCCAGATAACCGCCCATCAACTTCATTTTCTCCTCCTGATATTCAGCGATAATATAAGCGTTTAAGCTTGAGTGTAACCCAATAGGTAGCCAACTTGTTCTTCACATCCACAGGCAAGGCTGATTTTCTTCAGCTCCCCAGCTGGGATTGAAACCTCGATGTTTGGTTACAAAAATATCATACCTCCGGGCGCAAGTCAAGGAGATAATAGCGCTGGATTGTGAAGGGTTGAGCTATATGCCGCTGAACTTGGAGAACACCTCCACCAGCTCGTCTATCTTTTCCGATCTCTCCCTCTCAGATCCGGAGGTCATCGCCTCGGCGACACAGCTTTCGATATGTCGTTTGAGGATCACAGCGGCGAGGCTCTGAAGGGCGGCCCTTGCGGCGGAGATCTGGATGAGTATATCGACGCAGTACCGCTCCTCCTCCACCATCTTCGCTATTCCCTTTACCTGCCCCTCGATCCTCCTGAGCCTTCTCAAGGCCTCCAGTTTGGTTTTTTCGTCTATCATATCTTCGTCCTCCTCAGCAGATTAGCGTTGCTCACCACCGTTACGGAGCTGGTAGCCATGGCGATCTCGGCCAGGACGGGGTGCATCCATCCCATAACGGCGGTGGGTATCATGATCACGTTGTAGAAGAAAGCCCAGAACAGGTTCTGCTTGATCTTCCGGGATGTAGCTCTGCTCAGCCTTATCGCTCTGACGACCTCAAAGAGGTCGCCGCTAACCAGAATCACATCCGCAGCCTCTATGGCGATGTCCGTCCCGGTGCCTATAGTGATCCCCACGTTGGCCTGTGTCAGCGCCGGCGCATCGTTTATTCCGTCATGGCGACCGGCTCGAATTCCCCCTGTAGTTTCCGGATCGCCTCCACCTTCCCATCCGGCAGCACCTCGGCTAGGACGTAATCGACGCCGGCCTTTTCGGCTATCGATTCGGCGGTACGGCGATTATCGCTTCTCCCTCCAGCCTTTTTATCTCCTCGCTCAGGGGTCGAACGTCCAGTCCGTGATCGGCCATCAGCCTCTTCGAGCCGACCATCACCCGCCTATCCTCCACCTTTCCCGCTATACCTTTCCTCCGAGCGGAGTGAAATTCTGAGACCTCACCGAGCTTTATCCCTTTTTCCTCCGCCTTTTGGACTATCGCCTTTCCCAAAGGATGCTCGCTTCCCCGTTCGACCGATCCGTCCAGATAAAGCAGGGATTCCTCGTTGAACTCGTTGGCTGCCACCACATCCGTCACTTTCGGCTTCCCTTTAGTGAAGGTGCCGGTCTTATTGAAGACGATGAGCCTCACACCCTTTAAGGTCTGAATCGCCTCG
Above is a genomic segment from Candidatus Poribacteria bacterium containing:
- a CDS encoding aryl-sulfate sulfotransferase, with amino-acid sequence MKLMGGYLALMVTAAMPVIGLNLCWGQSRTEERGVTIYKPEKAFNGYTLFCHTYEDPRVGPGGVAHMYLIDMRGKVVHEWTAKTAVQLLELLPNGNLLYSTRDRSDISKAGLREIDPESNVVWYYHCRIDHDFRVLDNGNILIHCIMDKMVPELGPELKRCPYMIEITRSKNLVWEWHGEDHIEELKELLGDRWPKVEERIRKDFTFDWAHNNTCESIPENPSGRRDGRFRKGNILFSYRSLDIIGVIDRDTGRIVWAWGTGELDGQHKPTMLPNGHILIFDNGTRRGWSRIIELDPIEERIVWQYKATPPESFFSAYISGAQLLPNGNIFICEGGRGRLFEVTRDGETVWEYKSPFRVKGTYGIYRATRYSPEYVRPLLEARSSSE
- a CDS encoding metal-sensitive transcriptional regulator, which encodes MIDEKTKLEALRRLRRIEGQVKGIAKMVEEERYCVDILIQISAARAALQSLAAVILKRHIESCVAEAMTSGSERERSEKIDELVEVFSKFSGI